A single region of the Pontibacter kalidii genome encodes:
- a CDS encoding PASTA domain-containing protein, which yields MFKSNSFLGVIGHLLIMGVVVAALILGFFYYYLPSTTNHGESISVPKITGMQLQDAEMLLEEQNLRYFINDSTYKPDQKPFQILTQDPAPGSKVKENRKIYISVNMKNPPMIKMPRLIDGSVKNAELILKSYDLRKGKITYVPDLQQNAVLKQFVDGKEIKPGDMVPKGALVDLHVGDGLGETEFEMPKVVGMPVDEASVLLVGQGLQIGNVFYVQGSNEPDGTVVRQRPFAEVGAKIRIGEMVDLWVAGQEPVQGIE from the coding sequence ATGTTTAAATCGAATTCATTTTTAGGTGTGATAGGGCACCTGCTGATCATGGGCGTTGTTGTGGCGGCCCTGATCTTAGGTTTCTTTTACTATTACCTGCCCTCTACCACCAACCACGGGGAGAGCATCTCGGTGCCTAAGATAACCGGCATGCAGCTGCAGGACGCCGAAATGTTGCTCGAGGAGCAGAACCTGCGCTACTTCATCAACGACTCTACCTATAAGCCGGACCAGAAGCCGTTCCAGATCCTGACACAGGACCCTGCCCCGGGCTCCAAGGTGAAGGAGAACCGCAAGATCTACATCTCGGTGAACATGAAGAACCCGCCGATGATCAAGATGCCACGGCTCATCGACGGATCGGTGAAGAACGCGGAGCTTATCCTGAAAAGCTACGACCTGCGCAAGGGCAAGATTACGTATGTGCCGGACCTGCAGCAGAATGCCGTGCTGAAGCAGTTTGTGGATGGCAAGGAAATAAAACCGGGCGACATGGTGCCGAAAGGGGCTTTGGTGGACCTGCATGTGGGCGATGGCCTAGGTGAGACAGAGTTCGAGATGCCGAAGGTTGTAGGCATGCCGGTAGATGAGGCCTCTGTGCTGCTGGTAGGGCAGGGGCTGCAGATCGGTAACGTTTTTTATGTACAGGGCAGCAACGAGCCCGATGGTACCGTGGTTCGGCAGCGCCCTTTCGCCGAGGTTGGCGCCAAAATTCGCATAGGCGAAATGGTGGACCTCTGGGTGGCCGGTCAGGAGCCGGTGCAAGGTATAGAGTAA
- the dnaB gene encoding replicative DNA helicase, with protein sequence MKMNVRPAGNRNGWQKKAPVVSELGKKPPQALDLEEAVLGALMLEKDALTNVIDILRPQSFYKESHQRIFKAILALFDKSEPIDILTVTQELREHGELELAGGAYYVTQLTTRVNSAANIEYHARIITENSIKRDLISISSEVLSSAFEDTTDVFELLDKTEAKLYEVSESNIRKNFDDMRSLMHMAIKELEEKRKQSDGLTGVPTGLTALDRVTSGWQKSDLVILAARPAMGKTAFVLSVMRNAAVDFGKGVAIFSLEMSSLQLVNRLISSEAELESEKIKKGSLEEYEWAQLNHKIAKLTEAPIYIDDTPGLSIRELRTKCRRLKAQYDIQMIIIDYLQLMSGNADGKSGGNREQEIASISRALKMLAKELNVPVIALSQLSRAVETRGGDKRPQLSDLRESGSIEQDADMVCFLYRPEYYGITEDEMGNPTAGVGEVIIAKHRNGSLENVQLKFIGKYTKFTNLDNDFGGDAMGGFNALPNSTFDTETPGAIRLGSRMNDGGSGGGGFPTSNFDEEPPF encoded by the coding sequence ATGAAAATGAATGTGCGGCCTGCGGGCAACCGCAACGGATGGCAGAAAAAAGCCCCCGTAGTTTCGGAGTTGGGCAAGAAGCCACCGCAGGCACTTGATTTGGAGGAGGCCGTGCTAGGCGCTCTAATGCTGGAAAAGGATGCCCTGACCAATGTGATTGATATTCTGCGCCCGCAGAGTTTCTACAAAGAGTCGCACCAGCGTATTTTCAAGGCCATACTTGCTCTATTCGATAAATCGGAACCTATTGATATTCTGACGGTAACGCAGGAGCTGCGCGAGCACGGGGAACTGGAGCTGGCTGGCGGCGCCTACTACGTAACACAGCTGACGACCCGTGTTAACTCTGCCGCTAACATCGAGTACCACGCCCGAATTATCACGGAGAACTCCATCAAACGCGATTTGATCTCTATTTCCTCCGAGGTGCTTTCCAGCGCTTTCGAGGATACCACCGACGTGTTCGAGCTGCTCGATAAGACAGAGGCCAAGCTCTATGAAGTATCGGAGTCCAACATCCGTAAGAACTTCGACGACATGCGCTCGCTCATGCACATGGCCATCAAGGAGCTGGAGGAAAAGCGCAAGCAGTCGGACGGTTTGACGGGCGTGCCGACCGGCCTGACGGCCCTGGACCGCGTGACTTCCGGCTGGCAAAAATCTGACCTGGTTATACTTGCCGCACGTCCGGCGATGGGTAAAACGGCCTTCGTACTCTCAGTGATGCGCAATGCCGCCGTGGATTTTGGCAAAGGAGTGGCTATTTTCTCCCTGGAGATGTCCTCGTTGCAGCTGGTGAATCGTCTGATTTCCTCGGAGGCGGAGCTGGAGTCGGAGAAGATCAAGAAAGGAAGCCTGGAAGAGTATGAGTGGGCCCAGCTCAACCATAAGATCGCCAAATTAACTGAGGCGCCAATTTATATCGACGACACGCCGGGCCTCTCGATCCGTGAGTTGCGCACCAAGTGCCGTCGATTGAAGGCGCAGTACGATATCCAGATGATCATCATCGACTACCTGCAGCTGATGAGCGGCAATGCCGACGGCAAGAGTGGCGGTAACCGTGAGCAGGAGATCGCCTCCATTTCGCGTGCCCTTAAAATGCTGGCCAAGGAGCTGAACGTGCCGGTGATCGCGCTCTCGCAGCTGAGCCGTGCCGTAGAGACTCGTGGCGGTGATAAACGCCCGCAGCTCTCTGACCTTCGTGAATCCGGCTCCATAGAGCAGGACGCCGACATGGTGTGCTTCCTCTACCGTCCGGAATACTATGGCATCACCGAGGATGAGATGGGTAACCCGACGGCTGGTGTAGGCGAGGTGATCATTGCCAAGCATCGTAACGGCTCGCTGGAGAACGTGCAGTTGAAATTTATCGGCAAGTATACTAAGTTTACGAACCTGGATAATGATTTCGGGGGGGATGCCATGGGCGGTTTCAATGCACTGCCAAACAGCACCTTCGATACCGAGACACCGGGCGCCATCCGTTTAGGCAGCCGCATGAACGACGGGGGCAGTGGTGGTGGAGGCTTCCCGACATCCAACTTTGACGAAGAACCACCGTTTTAA
- a CDS encoding D-alanine--D-alanine ligase family protein, which translates to MKVGIIFGGPSREREISFAGGRTVYDNLDKSLFEAVPVFVDSLGNFILLDWQFIYKGTIRDFYPPVEALPESEHGLQIYLESLGELSIAQQDKIIAKAGKRLQPNEFKNHFDFAFLALHGPYGEDGSIQGLLEWYHIPYSGSGILPSAIGIDKAAQKEMLKQHGFPTPDYRTIQYTNWSNKENRRQIFEQLKAALSLPLVLKAPHQGSSIGVSIIKEDDFDAFEAGMERSFFTKTIYKSQWLAMGEEKQLMSMKHLVDIREGIGMPVVLENGQIIYHPEELFNHINHTFSATATDSITLTNVEHEQQVLVEAFIQGREFSCIVVQDEQGQPIALPPTEIVKGSEVFDYRSKYLPGLSRKITPINLPTEQIQEIRKATSRLFTAFGFNVYARLDGFITEGGEIFLNDPNTTSGMLPSSFFFHQAAEIGLNPSQFLTYIIRTSVAERLKTGKDTVRLSRLLQQLDKSIKDEQAHRQEKIRVGVIMGGYSSERHISVESGRNIYEKLSSSVKYEPLPIFLTGSNEAHRLYAIPINIMLKDNADDIKEKVLYFEQGGKPHPVLAQITEEAASITRKYTGRSLQEPQRISFDQLKNLVDVVFIALHGRPGEDGALQQELEKLYIPYNGSGIRSSQITINKYETNEILARHGVPVAHHKMAWKEDWLQDKEAFFQSLEAEFKYPFIAKPADDGCSSAVKKIKNRQELEAFTTLIFREMEELDTECARTLSLGFKEEFPNKAGFLVETLISRNGAKHFLEITGGLLTKYNPDGTVGYEVFEASEALAEGEVLSLEEKFLAGEGQNITPARYATDPERRQQISDKVKEDLRRVAQILNIEGYARIDAFVRVLENEEVETIIIEVNSLPGMTPATCIFHQTAINGYKPYDFIDRILTYGIERNRMKAEI; encoded by the coding sequence ATGAAAGTAGGAATCATCTTTGGTGGCCCGTCGCGCGAGCGCGAAATCTCGTTTGCAGGTGGCCGTACGGTATACGATAACCTGGACAAGTCTCTTTTCGAGGCTGTACCCGTGTTTGTTGACAGCCTGGGCAACTTCATACTGCTCGACTGGCAGTTCATCTACAAGGGCACCATCCGCGATTTTTACCCGCCCGTGGAGGCGCTGCCGGAGAGCGAGCACGGCCTGCAGATTTACCTGGAGTCGCTGGGTGAACTTAGTATAGCCCAGCAGGACAAGATCATAGCCAAAGCGGGTAAGCGTCTGCAGCCGAATGAGTTTAAAAACCATTTCGACTTTGCATTTCTGGCGCTGCACGGCCCCTATGGCGAAGATGGCAGCATCCAGGGTTTGCTGGAGTGGTACCACATTCCGTATTCCGGATCAGGTATACTTCCCTCAGCCATTGGTATTGACAAAGCAGCGCAGAAGGAGATGCTCAAGCAGCACGGCTTCCCGACGCCGGACTACAGAACCATACAATACACCAATTGGAGTAATAAGGAGAACCGCCGCCAGATTTTCGAGCAGCTGAAGGCAGCCCTAAGTTTGCCGCTGGTGCTGAAGGCTCCGCACCAGGGCTCGTCTATTGGGGTATCCATTATCAAGGAAGATGATTTTGATGCTTTTGAGGCCGGCATGGAGCGCAGCTTCTTCACCAAAACCATTTACAAGAGCCAGTGGCTGGCGATGGGTGAGGAGAAGCAGCTGATGAGCATGAAGCATCTCGTGGACATCCGCGAGGGCATCGGTATGCCGGTGGTGCTGGAGAATGGCCAGATCATCTACCACCCGGAGGAGCTTTTCAACCACATCAACCATACGTTCAGCGCTACCGCCACCGACAGCATCACGCTGACAAACGTGGAACACGAGCAGCAGGTGCTGGTAGAGGCCTTTATCCAGGGCCGGGAGTTCTCGTGCATCGTGGTGCAGGATGAGCAGGGCCAGCCTATTGCCCTGCCGCCAACCGAGATCGTGAAGGGTAGCGAAGTATTCGACTACCGCTCCAAATACCTGCCGGGCCTGAGCCGCAAGATCACGCCGATCAACCTGCCAACCGAGCAGATACAAGAGATACGAAAAGCCACCAGCAGGCTGTTTACGGCCTTCGGGTTCAACGTGTACGCCCGCCTGGACGGCTTTATTACCGAGGGTGGCGAGATTTTCCTCAACGACCCGAACACGACCTCGGGCATGCTGCCCTCGTCGTTCTTCTTCCACCAGGCAGCTGAGATCGGGCTGAATCCGTCGCAGTTCCTGACCTACATTATCCGCACCTCGGTGGCTGAGCGCCTGAAGACCGGGAAGGATACGGTAAGGCTGTCGCGCTTGCTGCAGCAGCTGGATAAGAGTATAAAAGACGAGCAGGCGCACCGCCAGGAGAAGATCCGCGTGGGTGTGATCATGGGTGGTTATTCTTCGGAGCGCCATATTTCCGTGGAGAGCGGGCGCAATATTTACGAGAAGCTGTCGTCTTCTGTAAAGTATGAGCCGCTGCCCATCTTCCTGACCGGAAGCAACGAGGCGCACCGCCTGTACGCTATCCCGATCAACATCATGCTGAAAGACAACGCCGACGACATCAAAGAGAAGGTGTTATACTTTGAGCAGGGGGGTAAGCCGCACCCGGTGCTGGCCCAGATTACGGAGGAGGCAGCAAGCATAACACGCAAGTATACGGGCCGCAGCCTGCAGGAGCCGCAGCGTATCTCCTTCGATCAGCTGAAGAACCTGGTGGACGTGGTGTTCATCGCGTTGCACGGTCGTCCGGGAGAGGACGGGGCGCTGCAGCAGGAGTTGGAAAAACTATACATCCCCTACAACGGTTCCGGCATCCGCTCTTCGCAGATCACCATCAACAAGTATGAAACCAACGAAATCCTGGCCAGGCATGGCGTGCCGGTGGCACATCATAAAATGGCCTGGAAAGAGGACTGGCTGCAGGATAAAGAAGCTTTCTTCCAAAGCCTGGAGGCGGAATTCAAGTACCCGTTCATTGCCAAGCCTGCCGACGATGGCTGTAGCTCTGCGGTGAAGAAGATCAAGAACCGCCAGGAACTGGAAGCGTTTACCACGCTGATTTTCCGGGAGATGGAGGAGCTGGATACGGAGTGTGCCCGCACGCTTTCGCTTGGTTTTAAAGAAGAATTCCCGAATAAAGCAGGCTTCCTGGTAGAAACGCTCATCAGCAGGAACGGTGCGAAGCACTTCCTGGAGATCACGGGCGGTTTGCTAACCAAGTATAACCCGGATGGCACGGTGGGTTACGAGGTATTCGAGGCCTCAGAGGCCCTGGCTGAGGGCGAAGTGCTGTCGCTGGAGGAGAAATTCCTGGCCGGGGAGGGACAGAACATCACGCCTGCGCGTTATGCCACTGATCCGGAGCGCCGCCAGCAGATCTCTGACAAAGTAAAGGAGGACCTGCGGCGTGTGGCCCAGATTTTGAACATCGAAGGATATGCCCGCATCGACGCTTTTGTGCGCGTGCTGGAGAACGAAGAGGTGGAGACCATCATTATTGAGGTGAACTCGCTGCCAGGTATGACGCCGGCCACCTGTATTTTCCACCAGACCGCCATCAACGGTTACAAACCCTATGACTTCATCGACCGCATCCTGACCTACGGCATAGAGCGCAACCGTATGAAGGCAGAAATTTAG
- a CDS encoding T9SS type A sorting domain-containing protein has protein sequence MKKQLALILLILGSAASGAAAQAVLQPLQQQASQPQKYKPVAKQLRLAAEQALPFFDDFAEADSLNTARWSTTGVFINNRYALRPITKNVATLDGLDAKGQAYAPNSLAAGPSDTLTSAPILLGGLTPADSVYLSFYWQSGGLGDVPDRTESNLRYLALEFLDNTGAWQEVWHQAAVGEVTDFAQVFVGLREARYFHSDFRFRFRNVGLRNGMADVWNLDYVELDKNRRKGQNTTRDIAISQSISRLLKNYTAMPARQFRENPEAELAEEVQATLNNLGDFPGAISWRGYIRNAGASVADTFLREQALIPALARQYQIAGTPGLESITLPATDSFALVHGIWLNTKEQNALQRANDITERSTVFSDYYALDDGTAEAGFSFLGTGNTQVAQRFDLHLVDQVRAFRVYFPRVGPDISGTSITFRVWGDANGLPGESLHQQSFQIQYSDTLNDFYEVELTQPVRVQGSFYIGWTQPGSRYVNIGFDKNEPATGRRFTYTASGGWTEENTLEGAIMMRPVMTGQEPLGVEEDRYSAAMRVFPNPSRGQVYLSEPYELVQVYDLLGRQVHAQKYKNSRDALQIEHLSPGVYTLRIQNRKAVITKKIILTN, from the coding sequence ATGAAAAAACAGCTGGCGCTCATACTTCTTATACTCGGCAGTGCTGCCTCCGGGGCCGCTGCACAGGCCGTGCTGCAGCCGCTGCAGCAGCAGGCGAGCCAGCCGCAGAAGTATAAACCGGTGGCAAAGCAGCTGCGGCTTGCTGCGGAGCAAGCACTTCCTTTCTTCGATGACTTTGCAGAGGCCGACAGCCTGAACACCGCGCGCTGGAGCACCACTGGGGTGTTCATCAACAACCGCTATGCGCTGCGGCCCATCACCAAAAATGTGGCTACCCTGGATGGGCTGGATGCCAAGGGCCAGGCCTATGCCCCCAATTCCTTAGCCGCCGGACCTTCTGACACGCTCACTTCTGCGCCTATACTTTTGGGAGGCCTCACACCCGCCGACTCGGTGTATCTGAGCTTTTACTGGCAGTCGGGCGGCCTGGGCGATGTACCGGACCGAACAGAGAGTAACCTGCGCTACCTGGCGCTGGAGTTCCTGGACAACACCGGCGCCTGGCAGGAAGTATGGCACCAAGCGGCAGTGGGCGAGGTGACAGATTTTGCGCAGGTGTTTGTGGGGCTTCGGGAGGCGAGGTACTTCCACAGCGATTTTAGGTTCCGATTCCGCAACGTGGGCCTGCGCAATGGTATGGCCGATGTCTGGAACCTGGACTACGTGGAGCTGGACAAGAACCGCCGCAAGGGCCAAAACACCACCCGCGACATTGCCATCAGCCAAAGTATAAGCAGGCTGCTGAAAAACTACACCGCCATGCCCGCCCGCCAGTTCCGTGAGAACCCGGAGGCAGAACTGGCCGAAGAGGTGCAGGCAACGCTCAACAACCTCGGTGATTTCCCTGGGGCCATCAGTTGGAGGGGCTATATCCGTAACGCGGGAGCCTCTGTGGCCGACACGTTCCTGCGCGAGCAGGCGCTAATACCGGCGCTGGCGCGGCAGTACCAGATCGCGGGCACACCTGGCCTGGAGAGCATCACCCTGCCCGCCACCGATAGCTTTGCGCTGGTGCATGGCATCTGGCTCAACACGAAAGAGCAGAATGCCCTGCAGCGGGCCAACGACATCACTGAACGCAGCACAGTGTTCTCTGATTACTATGCCCTGGATGACGGGACGGCTGAGGCTGGCTTCAGCTTTCTGGGCACCGGCAACACGCAGGTGGCCCAGCGCTTCGACCTGCACCTGGTAGACCAGGTAAGGGCTTTTCGGGTATACTTTCCGAGGGTAGGGCCCGACATCTCGGGTACCTCCATCACCTTCAGGGTCTGGGGCGATGCGAACGGCCTGCCGGGCGAGTCGCTGCACCAGCAGAGCTTCCAGATACAGTACTCCGACACGCTGAACGATTTTTACGAGGTGGAGCTGACGCAGCCGGTGCGGGTGCAGGGCAGCTTTTACATCGGCTGGACGCAGCCGGGGAGCAGGTACGTCAACATCGGCTTTGATAAGAATGAGCCTGCAACCGGCCGCAGGTTCACCTACACCGCTTCGGGGGGCTGGACCGAGGAAAACACGCTGGAGGGGGCCATTATGATGCGCCCGGTGATGACAGGCCAGGAGCCATTGGGCGTGGAGGAGGATCGGTATAGTGCCGCCATGCGCGTGTTCCCGAACCCAAGCCGCGGCCAGGTATACCTGAGC